In Rutidosis leptorrhynchoides isolate AG116_Rl617_1_P2 chromosome 2, CSIRO_AGI_Rlap_v1, whole genome shotgun sequence, one genomic interval encodes:
- the LOC139888966 gene encoding sister chromatid cohesion 1 protein 2-like → MNKHSSSGTKTGDLRSVWMAAYFPKQIKKELVQQTNICSSVDKILLDQIPYVTYRILGFLLLGVARIHSKKYEYLLVDSIKSQNEIKLCFEGRRKVDINVAGMCLPESSNHRTKSNAIDVPVSESSTRINRYSFVEAMSAQFSSISLPQNFELDAFDLEIVENDSSDDHVKSHLELVLQDTWESDRTQHHSEISAEKFRHRFILDDRLEPMVLDETDEELDLDVVPVVAKEPERDNINDSLIVLQDVQLPDKRPDEECTTAETVVSEMASVDNLVVKPSPDIGQLSVTINVTPQSKATVVSGEQMPEFMAIRTPASKSDARAPRKRKSAFDETITIPNKVYKGWLGDASDIVRKRRRPSLSARTTRQSSDYIQEPIIPSDVAFPSDLNSFLSTKDLVVEQEGEVTGETEPKTYEVEPVVVVDEASDPIETEIIAPTTPVTETTSVRYKVAREMITQNQVGIESSCETGEKERHLIQDVDFDEVQTKECAGPSSLGEDNQESVVAEKWSAVTKSVASYLHDNFVNSKKSGEEEVVKLSQVLKHKTKKESATFFYQILVLKTGGYINVKQEKAYDEISVMQTPKLEEVFAASSNK, encoded by the exons ATAAAATATTACTGGACCAAATCCCGTATGTGACGTATCGAATATTAGGCTTTCTTCTACTAGGAGTGGCGAGAATACACTCGAAGAAATATGAGTATCTACTTGTCGACAGCATTAAAAGCCAAAACGAAATTAAGTTATGTTTTGAGGGGAGGAGGAAAGTTGATATAAATGTTGCGGGTATGTGCTTACCAGAGTCTTCAAATCATCGTACCAAATCAAATGCTATAGACGTGCCTGTTTCAGAATCTTCTACCAGAATAAACCGTTATTCATTTGTTGAAGCAATGAGTGCACAGTTCTCTTCGATTAGCTTGCCGCAAAATTTTGAACTAGATGCTTTTGATCTGGAGATTGTCGAAAACGATAGCAGCGA TGATCATGTGAAATCCCATCTGGAACTTGTGCTTCAGG ATACCTGGGAAAGTGACAGAACACAGCATCA TTCAGAAATTAGCGCTGAAAAGTTTAGGCACCGATTTATCCTCGACGATCGCCTTGAACCAATGGTACTCGATGAAACCGATGAAGAATTAGATCTTGATGTTGTACCTGTTGTTGCCAAAGAGCCTGAACGTGATAATATAAACGATTCACTCATCGTACTTCAAGATGTACAACTTCCAGATAAGCGTCCTGATGAAGAGTGTACAACTGCGGAAACAGTGGTTTCAGAAATGGCTTCGGTTGATAATCTTGTCGTTAAACCTAGTCCTGACATAGGTCAGTTGTCGGTTACCATAAATGTAACCCCTCAGTCGAAGGCTACAGTTGTTTCAG GTGAACAGATGCCCGAATTTATGGCTATCCGTACCCCAGCTTCCAAAAGTGATGCTAGGGCGCCTAGGAAACGTAAAAGCGCATTTGACGAGACAATTACGATTCCTAATAA GGTATATAAAGGCTGGCTGGGAGATGCAAGTGACATTGTACGCAAAAGACGAAGACCTTCTCTTTCTGCAAGGACAACTCGTCAGTCTTCTGATTATATCCAGGAGCCTATAATTCCCA GCGATGTTGCTTTCCCATCAGATCTTAACTCCTTCCTTTCTACCAAAGATCTTGTGGTAGAACAAGAAGGTGAAGTTACAGGGGAAACAGAACCAAAAACTTACGAGGTAGAACCGGTTGTTGTCGTTGATGAAGCTTCTGACCCAATAGAAACCGAAATAATTGCTCCGACAACACCAGTTACAGAAACAACTTCAGTTCGATACAAAGTGGCACGTGAGATGATCACGCAGAACCAAGTGGGAATTGAAAGTTCGTGTGAGACCGGAGAAAAAGAACGCCATCTAATCCAGGATGTAGATTTTGACGAGGTTCAAACGAAAGAG TGTGCCGGACCAAGTTCGTTGGGAGAAGACAACCAAGAAAGTG TCGTCGCTGAAAAATGGTCGGCTGTCACAAA AAGTGTCGCCAGTTACCTGCATGATAACTTTGTCAACAGCAAAAAAAGCGGAGAAGAGGAAGTTGTGAAGTTGTCCCAGGTTTTGAAACACAAAACCAAGAAAGAAAGCGCAACGTTTTTCTATCAAATCCTG GTTCTGAAAACTGGAGGATACATCAATGTGAAACAAGAAAAAGCGTATGATGAGATCAGCGTGATGCAAACTCCGAAGCTGGAGGAAGTGTTTGCAGCCAGCAGTAACAAATGA